One window of the Salvia splendens isolate huo1 chromosome 1, SspV2, whole genome shotgun sequence genome contains the following:
- the LOC121796409 gene encoding uncharacterized protein LOC121796409 produces MEALMKKYGVHHRLSTPYHPQSNGQVEISNREIKGILEKTVNPSRKDWSRRLDDALWAYRTVYKTPIEHKAYWAVSEMNMKPEVCEEERLKLMPGKLKSKWTGPYTIVSLRANGAVEIQGCAPNSVPFLVNGHRVKRFRDSSELCVVEEVPLRAIPTIA; encoded by the exons ATGGAAGCACttatgaagaaatacggagtacaCCACAGACTCTCCACTCCGTATCATCCACAGAGCAACGGTCAAGTAGAAATCTCCAACAGAGAGATCAAGGGAATTTTGGAAAAGACCGTAAACCCATCGCGAAAGGATTGGAGCAGAAGGCTAGATGATGCGCTTTGGGCCTATCGTACTGTgtacaagacccccattg AGCATAAGGCTTATTGGGCAGTCAGTGAAATGAACATGAAACCTGAGGTCTGCGAAGAGGAAAG GTTGAAGCTCATGCCAGGAAAACTTAAGTCGAAGTGGACCGGACCTTACACCATCGTGAGCCTTAGAGCCAACGGAGCCGTGGAGATTCAGGGATGTGCTCCTAACTCTGTTCCTTTTCTGGTCAATGGTCATCGAGTCAAGAGGTTTAGGGATAGTTCGGAGCTGTGTGTGGTGGAAGAAGTTCCACTGCGCGCAATTCCCACTATCGCCTAA
- the LOC121801120 gene encoding uncharacterized protein LOC121801120 has protein sequence MCLPPEVFNMDYFFNKGLLYTHGKEVCFYEVGGSEVPVKQETTSVEAGAKIGVEKMRQEVGWMRSEIKMVLEGIVTLRGNKKDSVEVEKIRKEVTEVRMEVGRVREEIVALKGCINDLVATSSKHTERIAEGVSLMMMMAKWFRERFPDAPKSLSGPGSGSKSPGPRSVAIPKPPQASKPLTTPSSTRPLIVKKTVPRPSETEKETPESPAKKKAKVTQPSAPPKSGSRGGQTPN, from the coding sequence ATGTGCCTACCCCCGGAAGTTTTCAATATGGAttatttcttcaacaaggggctcCTATATACGCATGGAAAGGAGGTATGTTTTTACGAGGTTGGCGGGTCAGAAGTTCCGGTGAAGCAGGAAACGACGAGTGTGGAGGCAGGTGCTAAGATCGGAGTTGAAAAAATGAGACAGGAGGTGGGATGGATGCGATCTGAAATTAAGATGGTTCTGGAGGGGATTGTGACCCTACGGGGTAATAAAAAGGACAGTGTCGAGGTAGAGAAAATAAGGAAGGAGGTAACTGAAGTCAGAATGGAAGTCGGGCGAGTCAGGGAGGAAatcgtggccctcaaggggTGCATTAATGATCTTGTGGCCACATCGTCTAAGCACACTGAGAGGATAGCGGAGGGCGTCTCGCTAATGATGATGATGGCAAAGTGGTTTCGTGAGAGATTCCCTGATGCACCAAAGTCACTTTCTGGACCTGGCAGCGGTTCCAAATCACCGGGTCCAAGAAGTGTAGCTATTCCGAAACCCCCACAGGCATCGAAGCCCTTGACTACCCCATCCTCCACTAGACCGTTGATCGTGAAGAAGACAGTCCCCAGACCGAGTGAGACAGAGAAGGAGACGCCGGAATCTCCGGCAAAGAAGAAAGCCAAGGTGACCCAACCGTCCGccccgcccaagtctggctcccgcgggggccagacccctaATTGA